The following proteins come from a genomic window of Paenibacillus spongiae:
- the fahA gene encoding fumarylacetoacetase: MARSFIEVEPDSHFPIQNLPYGVFRPRQGGLPRIGVAIGNYVLDLAALDRAGCFDKTAVSGKAVFARPSLNAFMAMGRPVWSELRSAIGRLLDAEEPTLRDNEKLRTAALHLQSEVEMLLPAEIGDYTDFYASKAHATHVGIMFRGKENALMPNWLHLPVGYHGRASSVVISGTEVRRPHGQMKPLDSAVPVFGPSRQLDFELEMGWLIGTGNEQGMPIPIEEAEDHIFGLVLVNDWSARDIQAWEYQPLGPFLGKNFATSLSPWVVPLEALAPFRVPAPKQEPDPLPYLRQKKLGSFDIQLEVYLQSEDLERQERIAASNYSNLYWTIAQQIAHHTVGGCNLQPGDLLASGTISGPDKESRGCMLELTWRGMEPLRMSNGEERVWLADGDRLTMTGWCQGDGYKVGFGEVTGRVLPALRLT; encoded by the coding sequence ATGGCGCGTTCTTTTATTGAAGTGGAGCCGGATTCGCATTTTCCTATACAGAACCTGCCTTATGGCGTATTCCGTCCGCGCCAAGGCGGTCTTCCGCGTATCGGCGTTGCGATCGGGAATTATGTGCTGGATCTGGCGGCGTTAGATCGAGCGGGCTGCTTCGACAAGACGGCCGTGAGCGGCAAAGCCGTCTTTGCAAGGCCTTCGTTGAATGCGTTCATGGCTATGGGCCGTCCGGTCTGGAGCGAGCTTCGTTCAGCCATCGGGCGGCTGCTGGATGCGGAAGAACCGACTTTGCGGGATAACGAAAAGCTGCGGACCGCCGCGCTGCATCTTCAAAGCGAAGTCGAGATGCTGCTGCCGGCTGAGATTGGCGATTATACGGATTTCTACGCATCCAAAGCGCATGCAACCCATGTAGGCATCATGTTTCGCGGCAAGGAAAATGCGCTTATGCCGAATTGGCTCCATCTTCCTGTCGGTTATCACGGCAGAGCGAGCTCCGTTGTGATCAGCGGTACGGAAGTGCGTCGTCCGCATGGACAGATGAAGCCCCTTGATTCAGCCGTGCCTGTCTTCGGACCAAGCCGTCAGCTGGATTTCGAATTGGAGATGGGCTGGCTGATTGGAACCGGCAATGAACAAGGCATGCCCATTCCGATTGAAGAAGCCGAAGATCATATTTTTGGACTTGTGCTCGTCAATGACTGGAGCGCTCGGGATATCCAGGCTTGGGAGTACCAGCCGCTCGGCCCCTTTCTGGGTAAAAATTTCGCTACATCCCTATCGCCATGGGTCGTGCCTCTTGAAGCGCTTGCGCCGTTCCGCGTTCCTGCTCCGAAGCAGGAGCCGGATCCGCTGCCGTATTTGCGCCAGAAGAAATTGGGCTCCTTCGATATTCAATTGGAAGTTTATTTGCAAAGCGAAGACTTGGAGCGGCAGGAACGGATTGCGGCAAGCAACTACAGTAATTTGTATTGGACGATCGCGCAGCAAATCGCGCATCATACGGTGGGCGGCTGCAATCTGCAGCCTGGGGATTTGCTCGCTTCCGGAACGATTAGCGGTCCTGATAAGGAATCGCGGGGATGCATGCTGGAATTGACGTGGCGCGGTATGGAGCCGTTACGAATGAGCAATGGAGAGGAGCGGGTATGGCTGGCGGATGGAGACCGATTAACCATGACCGGCTGGTGCCAAGGCGACGGATACAAGGTCGGTTTCGGAGAGGTGACCGGGCGGGTATTGCCGGCACTCCGATTAACTTGA
- a CDS encoding homogentisate 1,2-dioxygenase, with the protein MPFYHRMGEIPRKRHTQFRKSDGTLYREQVMGTKGFSGIQSILYHHTAPTEIVKAEIYASCHVGFEEQGALRHRHFLSGQYRDKGDAVGGRRYILGNEDVMISISNPTKAMTYYYRNADGDELLFVHLGTGKVESIFGTLSYRPGDYIVIPTGTIYRVVPDPGDSKLLNLETRSWITTPKRYRNEHGQLLEHSPFCERDIRLPEKLETYTDTGEYEVRTRSRGYLHAHFYRHHPLNVVGWDGYLYPYIFNIADFEPITGRIHMPPPIHQTFEGHNFVVCSFVPRLFDYHPDAIPTPYFHSNVDSDEVLYYVKGNFMSRKGVTEGSITLHPNGIPHGPHPGKIEAGIGQKETLELAVMIDTFRPLRVAKGAEQLEDQHYPYSWIQP; encoded by the coding sequence ATGCCCTTTTATCATCGTATGGGCGAGATACCGAGGAAAAGACATACGCAATTCAGGAAGAGCGACGGCACGCTGTACCGGGAACAGGTTATGGGGACAAAAGGCTTTTCCGGCATTCAATCCATTCTGTATCATCATACCGCTCCAACGGAAATCGTGAAGGCCGAAATCTATGCGTCGTGCCACGTTGGGTTTGAAGAACAAGGAGCATTGCGACACCGGCACTTCTTATCCGGACAATATCGAGACAAAGGCGATGCCGTCGGCGGAAGACGCTATATTCTCGGGAATGAAGACGTCATGATTTCCATATCGAATCCGACGAAAGCCATGACCTATTACTACCGTAACGCAGACGGAGACGAATTATTGTTCGTTCATCTGGGAACCGGGAAGGTAGAGTCGATCTTCGGCACGCTCAGCTATCGGCCAGGGGATTACATCGTGATTCCGACGGGCACGATTTACCGGGTCGTTCCGGATCCGGGAGATTCCAAGTTGTTGAACCTGGAAACGAGAAGCTGGATCACCACGCCGAAACGTTACCGAAACGAACATGGACAGCTGCTTGAGCACAGTCCGTTTTGTGAAAGGGATATCCGGCTCCCCGAAAAGCTGGAAACCTATACGGACACCGGTGAATACGAGGTTCGAACGAGAAGTAGAGGTTATTTGCACGCTCACTTCTATCGTCATCACCCGTTGAATGTCGTAGGCTGGGACGGCTATCTGTATCCGTATATTTTCAATATTGCGGATTTCGAACCGATTACGGGACGCATTCACATGCCGCCGCCCATCCACCAAACCTTCGAAGGGCATAACTTCGTCGTCTGCTCATTCGTTCCGAGATTATTTGATTATCATCCTGACGCGATACCGACTCCTTATTTTCACAGCAATGTGGACAGCGATGAGGTGCTCTATTATGTGAAAGGCAATTTCATGAGCCGCAAAGGCGTCACGGAAGGCTCTATTACGCTGCATCCCAATGGGATTCCCCACGGTCCGCATCCGGGTAAGATTGAAGCCGGCATAGGTCAGAAGGAGACGCTTGAATTGGCGGTTATGATCGATACGTTCCGTCCATTGCGTGTGGCGAAAGGGGCGGAGCAGCTTGAAGATCAACACTATCCATACAGTTGGATTCAACCATGA
- a CDS encoding aromatic amino acid hydroxylase: MKIIPSHLKPYAAEQHYDRYTPINHAVWRYVMRQNRHALHDKAHSAFVDGLLRSGIETEKIPRVSEMNECLSKIGWGAIIVNGLIPGSVFYELLAGGILPIAAEIRKITNIEYTPAPDIIHEAAGHAPILFDPEYRSYVQKIGSIGTKAFSMKERSEAFEALRQLTIVMEDPKSTAEEKAAAQKVVEEKQNAVIGLSEAEKVSRLFWATVEYGLIGDMTDPKIYGAGLLSSVGESKHCFTDAVKKLPYSVEACIESPKLVTEMQSQLFVCKSFDELMEGVEALANTMAFRVGGTESLEKALRSGNIATFEFNSGISVTGKVQALVKDQNGEAIYVNTKGETALAVHNQPLEGHGKDDHSKGFGTPIGMLQGDIALEACDDQALEQLGMVAGNFVDILFASGISVSGRITGIIRNNHHVILISFEDCTVTLDGNELFKKEWGTYDMAVGSRIVSAYPGAADPASYFRAAHEQAESMKKEPPSPLSELEILYRKAAAIREKNTFTDECIQELCDIHNELRRSYPKDWLLRLELLELAASRPELKQLELPLKEELTALSKAASMTNLIKNGISIIPP, encoded by the coding sequence ATGAAAATCATTCCATCTCATTTGAAGCCATATGCAGCAGAGCAGCATTATGACCGTTACACACCTATTAATCATGCCGTGTGGCGTTATGTCATGCGTCAGAATCGTCATGCCTTACATGATAAAGCCCACTCCGCTTTTGTTGACGGACTGCTGCGGTCAGGTATTGAAACGGAGAAAATACCTCGCGTGTCCGAGATGAATGAGTGCCTTTCGAAAATTGGCTGGGGCGCGATTATCGTAAATGGACTTATCCCAGGCTCTGTATTTTATGAACTGCTGGCGGGCGGAATTTTACCTATCGCGGCAGAAATCAGAAAAATAACGAACATTGAATACACGCCTGCCCCGGATATTATTCATGAAGCGGCAGGGCATGCGCCCATCTTGTTCGATCCGGAATATCGATCGTATGTGCAGAAAATCGGCTCGATCGGCACAAAAGCTTTTTCCATGAAGGAAAGGAGTGAAGCCTTCGAGGCGCTTCGGCAATTAACGATCGTCATGGAGGATCCCAAATCAACGGCTGAAGAAAAAGCGGCCGCCCAAAAGGTAGTTGAGGAAAAACAAAATGCGGTCATCGGGTTGTCGGAAGCAGAGAAAGTTTCTCGTTTGTTCTGGGCTACGGTTGAATATGGACTGATAGGGGACATGACTGATCCGAAAATTTACGGCGCCGGTTTATTGTCTTCCGTTGGCGAAAGCAAGCATTGCTTTACGGATGCGGTCAAGAAATTGCCGTACTCCGTCGAAGCGTGCATAGAGAGCCCTAAACTCGTGACAGAGATGCAATCTCAACTATTTGTTTGCAAGAGCTTTGACGAATTAATGGAAGGCGTAGAAGCTTTGGCGAATACGATGGCATTCCGTGTTGGCGGAACGGAAAGTTTAGAGAAAGCGCTGCGCTCGGGGAATATTGCCACCTTCGAATTCAATTCCGGCATCAGCGTAACGGGTAAAGTCCAGGCACTTGTAAAGGATCAGAACGGTGAAGCGATCTATGTGAACACGAAGGGTGAAACGGCTCTTGCGGTTCATAACCAACCATTAGAAGGACACGGGAAGGACGATCACAGCAAAGGGTTCGGCACTCCGATCGGTATGCTGCAAGGCGATATTGCATTAGAAGCGTGCGATGATCAAGCTCTTGAACAGCTGGGCATGGTTGCAGGAAACTTCGTGGACATCTTGTTCGCAAGCGGTATAAGCGTTTCGGGGCGGATTACGGGCATCATAAGAAACAATCATCACGTAATTTTAATATCATTCGAGGATTGTACAGTGACGTTGGATGGAAACGAGCTGTTCAAGAAGGAATGGGGCACATATGATATGGCGGTCGGATCGCGTATCGTCTCGGCATATCCTGGTGCAGCCGACCCTGCTTCTTACTTTCGTGCAGCCCATGAGCAAGCCGAGTCTATGAAAAAAGAGCCGCCTTCTCCTTTATCCGAGTTGGAAATTCTATATCGGAAGGCTGCGGCAATAAGAGAGAAGAACACCTTCACGGATGAATGCATTCAAGAGCTCTGTGACATTCATAATGAACTTCGCCGTTCTTATCCCAAGGACTGGTTGCTGCGTTTGGAGCTGCTTGAATTAGCTGCATCCAGACCCGAATTGAAACAATTGGAGCTGCCGCTAAAAGAAGAATTGACTGCGTTAAGCAAGGCGGCTTCTATGACTAACCTTATAAAAAATGGAATCTCGATAATCCCCCCATAA
- a CDS encoding HD domain-containing protein, producing the protein MGIHTYFQSLNDLERIIRCPGKFKFEEHSVSAHSWKVVQYAKTLADIEESKGVTVDWKKLYEITSSHDYGEIFIGDIKTPVKHYSMELRSMLQQVEEGMIAHFIDEHIPEEFKPIFRRQLREGKDESVEGLILEVADKLDQIYEAFTELKRGNTEKEFIVMYRNALIKIKAIKLHCVNYFLENILPDMVNEGSTSSIDIVQITNEALAS; encoded by the coding sequence ATGGGAATCCATACGTATTTTCAATCGCTTAACGATTTAGAACGCATCATCCGTTGCCCGGGCAAATTCAAGTTTGAAGAGCACAGCGTATCCGCCCACTCCTGGAAGGTTGTTCAATACGCCAAGACGCTTGCGGATATCGAAGAAAGCAAAGGCGTTACCGTAGACTGGAAGAAGCTGTATGAAATCACAAGCAGCCATGATTACGGGGAGATTTTTATCGGCGATATCAAGACGCCCGTGAAGCACTATTCGATGGAGCTTCGGTCCATGCTGCAGCAGGTGGAAGAAGGCATGATCGCTCATTTCATCGACGAGCATATTCCCGAGGAATTTAAGCCCATCTTCCGCAGACAGCTGCGCGAAGGCAAGGACGAATCCGTGGAAGGGCTGATCCTGGAGGTTGCCGATAAGCTGGATCAGATCTACGAGGCCTTTACCGAGCTGAAGCGAGGCAATACGGAGAAAGAATTTATCGTCATGTACCGGAATGCGCTGATCAAGATTAAAGCCATTAAGCTTCACTGCGTTAATTATTTCCTGGAAAATATTTTACCCGATATGGTTAACGAAGGCTCGACATCCTCGATCGATATCGTCCAAATTACGAACGAAGCTTTAGCCTCCTAA
- a CDS encoding GntR family transcriptional regulator — translation MKSIDQHKGNTKSDLVYDFIKEQIITGVYKPDERIIIRDVARQLGVSDIPVREGIKRLVADGLLETKSHSGARVAPVNTDTLEEIFLIRIELETLSTRLAAKAASPEEIDSLERLVDQMDESINKQDLNAYSLSNRAFHQQLYRASHAQVLIDMVENLFLRSENSKMVFHYDPDRLRQSNEEHRAIVEAIRDRDEEKAARIIRSQKETGFKVVLNALRISRMLQGGETKS, via the coding sequence ATGAAGTCGATTGATCAACATAAAGGCAATACGAAGTCCGATCTTGTTTATGATTTCATCAAAGAGCAGATCATAACGGGTGTGTATAAGCCTGATGAGCGGATCATTATCCGCGATGTTGCGCGGCAGCTCGGAGTTAGCGACATTCCCGTCCGGGAAGGAATCAAACGCCTGGTGGCCGATGGTCTTCTCGAAACGAAATCGCACAGCGGAGCTCGCGTCGCTCCGGTCAACACCGATACGCTGGAAGAAATCTTCCTTATTCGAATCGAGCTGGAAACCCTCTCGACGCGATTGGCCGCGAAGGCCGCTTCTCCGGAGGAAATCGATTCGCTGGAGCGGCTGGTCGACCAAATGGATGAGAGTATAAACAAACAAGACCTGAACGCGTATTCCCTCAGCAACCGAGCGTTCCACCAACAGCTCTATCGTGCCTCGCATGCCCAGGTCTTAATCGACATGGTCGAGAACCTGTTCCTGCGCAGCGAGAATTCCAAGATGGTGTTCCACTATGACCCGGACCGCCTGCGCCAATCCAATGAGGAGCATCGCGCGATTGTGGAAGCGATCCGCGATCGCGACGAGGAGAAGGCCGCGCGAATTATCCGTTCCCAGAAAGAAACCGGGTTCAAAGTCGTGCTGAACGCGCTGCGGATCTCCAGGATGCTGCAAGGCGGCGAGACGAAGAGCTGA
- a CDS encoding DUF6282 family protein codes for MQELLEGAYDLHVHTGPDVSPRKLDDLDMAERIQKIGMKGFGIKSHYFCTGERARIVKKVYPDLNPIGALCLNHTVGGINPVAVEMAARVGAKIIWMPTFDAANEMEYMFNQTSYEELPPWAKVQFELSKQGKVQAGITILEDGKLKQNVREVLDIAAKNDLILATGHLGKEEIYALVSEAKQQGLRKVVVTHPTFSSVNLSKEEQKELAGLGAYMEQCFGVITPHYGIDWDALYETIRFVGPENCILSSDLGQTSNPYPDEGLITFVTNLYNNGFSKDEIKFMTVRNTTFLAEG; via the coding sequence ATGCAAGAACTGCTGGAAGGCGCGTATGATCTGCACGTACACACAGGACCGGACGTAAGCCCGCGGAAGCTGGACGATCTGGACATGGCGGAACGTATACAGAAAATCGGGATGAAAGGCTTCGGCATAAAATCCCACTACTTCTGCACGGGGGAGCGCGCGAGGATCGTTAAGAAAGTGTATCCCGATCTCAATCCAATCGGCGCGCTGTGCCTCAACCATACGGTGGGCGGCATCAATCCGGTCGCGGTGGAGATGGCTGCGCGGGTCGGGGCGAAAATCATATGGATGCCCACGTTCGATGCGGCCAACGAAATGGAATACATGTTCAATCAGACGAGCTATGAAGAATTGCCGCCCTGGGCGAAGGTGCAATTCGAGCTCAGCAAGCAGGGCAAGGTGCAGGCGGGCATCACGATTCTGGAAGACGGGAAGCTGAAACAGAATGTGCGAGAGGTGCTCGATATCGCCGCGAAGAACGACCTTATTCTCGCTACCGGGCATCTGGGCAAGGAAGAGATCTATGCGCTCGTTTCCGAAGCGAAGCAGCAGGGCTTGCGGAAGGTCGTCGTAACGCATCCGACATTCTCTTCGGTCAATCTCTCAAAGGAGGAGCAGAAGGAACTGGCCGGGCTCGGCGCTTATATGGAGCAGTGCTTCGGCGTCATTACGCCGCATTACGGCATCGACTGGGATGCGCTATACGAGACGATTCGGTTCGTCGGGCCGGAGAATTGCATCCTCTCCAGCGATCTGGGTCAGACGAGCAATCCGTATCCCGATGAAGGGTTAATCACCTTCGTCACCAATTTGTACAACAACGGCTTTTCGAAGGATGAAATCAAGTTCATGACGGTCAGGAACACGACCTTCTTGGCGGAAGGATAA
- a CDS encoding cupin domain-containing protein has translation MSMKAANWNTLQEVLVREGVTRKAFSGEGATLALHVLQPGHEPKPHSHAYEQIVYILSGKVKFHIGEESVLLEAGGLLAVPPNVTHYAEVVGDEPVYNLDVFTPKRDEYAS, from the coding sequence ATGAGTATGAAAGCTGCCAACTGGAATACGCTGCAGGAGGTTCTCGTCCGTGAAGGCGTAACGCGCAAGGCGTTCAGTGGAGAAGGCGCGACGCTCGCTCTTCACGTGCTGCAGCCCGGACACGAGCCGAAGCCGCATAGTCACGCGTATGAGCAAATCGTTTATATTCTAAGCGGCAAAGTGAAATTCCACATCGGTGAGGAGTCCGTATTGCTGGAAGCGGGCGGGCTGCTCGCCGTGCCGCCGAATGTAACGCATTATGCGGAAGTGGTAGGCGACGAGCCGGTCTATAACCTGGATGTGTTCACGCCGAAGAGGGATGAATATGCGTCCTAA
- a CDS encoding HpcH/HpaI aldolase family protein — MRPNRFKKRLAGKPQVGTFVKIDSAETIELLGYAGFDFIVIDMEHTTLDFGQAERMVRIADLHGMSSIIRVPDASRMSILRALDLGAAGVQVPQVYSADEVREIVDKAKYPPHGSRGLTYAHRAAGFGHTPDTYMADQNEASTVIVHVETVNAYERIDELCAVEGLDVVFIGPLDLSVCLGIAGTDYIGGELAGPVQSILDACRQTGKIPGIAVTNAAQYKFALQQHIPYIVWSSDVAFFKQALDAVVRTKSTIELEDTEES, encoded by the coding sequence ATGCGTCCTAATCGGTTCAAGAAGCGTCTGGCCGGCAAGCCCCAAGTCGGGACGTTCGTCAAGATCGACTCGGCGGAAACCATCGAATTGCTCGGGTACGCCGGCTTCGACTTCATCGTGATCGATATGGAGCATACGACGCTTGACTTTGGACAGGCGGAGCGGATGGTGCGGATTGCCGATTTGCACGGCATGAGCAGCATCATCCGTGTTCCGGATGCCAGCAGGATGTCCATTCTGCGGGCACTCGACCTCGGGGCCGCTGGCGTTCAGGTTCCGCAAGTCTACTCGGCGGACGAGGTGCGGGAAATTGTCGACAAGGCCAAATATCCGCCTCACGGCTCGCGGGGACTCACCTATGCGCACCGCGCCGCAGGATTCGGCCACACGCCGGACACCTATATGGCGGATCAGAATGAAGCAAGTACGGTTATCGTTCACGTCGAAACTGTAAACGCTTACGAGAGAATCGATGAGTTATGCGCCGTTGAAGGACTGGATGTCGTGTTCATCGGACCGCTCGACTTAAGCGTCTGCTTAGGGATTGCTGGGACTGATTATATCGGAGGCGAGCTGGCCGGACCTGTCCAATCGATATTGGATGCCTGCCGGCAGACGGGGAAGATACCGGGCATTGCCGTCACGAATGCGGCGCAATATAAGTTTGCGCTTCAACAGCATATTCCTTACATCGTATGGTCGTCCGACGTGGCATTCTTTAAACAAGCTCTCGATGCTGTCGTCCGGACGAAAAGTACCATAGAACTCGAAGATACGGAGGAATCTTAG
- a CDS encoding MFS transporter, whose product MSTSTISAAAAESSNKNGQGKKALIAAYFGFSVDMIDVYLPIIALAPAMIYFQPADMSPTLSTTLYYLIFVLSLIGRPIGSFIFGYAGDKIGRRKTTLISIMGIGVTTLLIACLPGYATLGLGGVLLLAALRLISGIFMGGEYTSANPLAMEYAPKNKRGMYGGLINAGFPTGTIVVSLATLGTLQLFPAGDATSLYAVWGWRIPFLIGALLSFILFVYTYRNVEESKVWEGSKKAENPIKDLFSKKNLSLLGQVFLVMSGVWFVTNAIVSSLPGILKYLNVNSVDSTNAQLVTNVIMFFLFIFAGAISQKIGRKTVLLIFGILSFTLSPIFYYMLLNGGYQNTTKLIVLVVLVNCLAIPVFGVLTSYISERFSTGVRASGYGIGYSLALVIPALTPFFMLGLKNFMPYEFTPIVILVIGGLFITIGALLGPETKKVDL is encoded by the coding sequence ATGAGCACAAGCACCATTTCGGCAGCTGCTGCAGAAAGCTCCAACAAGAACGGCCAGGGCAAGAAGGCCTTAATCGCGGCATACTTCGGTTTCTCGGTCGATATGATCGACGTGTACCTGCCTATTATAGCGCTTGCGCCGGCGATGATCTATTTCCAGCCTGCGGATATGTCGCCGACGCTGTCCACAACGCTTTATTATTTGATTTTCGTGCTGTCCCTGATCGGTCGTCCGATCGGATCGTTCATCTTCGGCTATGCCGGGGACAAGATCGGCCGCCGAAAGACGACGCTCATCTCGATTATGGGCATCGGCGTCACGACGCTGCTCATCGCCTGTTTGCCGGGATACGCGACGCTGGGACTCGGCGGCGTGCTGCTGCTGGCCGCTCTTCGGCTGATCTCGGGGATCTTCATGGGCGGCGAATATACGTCCGCGAATCCGCTGGCCATGGAATATGCCCCCAAGAATAAGCGCGGCATGTACGGTGGCCTCATTAATGCGGGATTCCCAACCGGAACGATTGTCGTATCGCTCGCGACGCTCGGCACGCTGCAGCTGTTCCCGGCGGGCGACGCAACGTCCCTCTATGCGGTATGGGGCTGGCGCATTCCCTTCCTTATCGGCGCGCTGCTGAGCTTTATCCTGTTCGTCTATACGTATCGGAATGTCGAAGAATCGAAAGTATGGGAAGGATCGAAGAAGGCGGAGAATCCGATCAAGGATTTGTTCAGCAAAAAGAACCTGTCCCTGCTGGGCCAAGTATTCCTCGTCATGAGCGGGGTATGGTTCGTCACGAACGCGATTGTCTCGTCATTGCCCGGCATTCTCAAATATCTTAACGTCAACAGTGTCGATTCGACGAACGCTCAGCTTGTGACCAACGTCATCATGTTCTTCCTGTTTATCTTCGCCGGTGCCATCAGCCAAAAAATCGGACGCAAAACGGTCCTGCTCATCTTCGGCATTCTGAGCTTCACCCTGTCTCCGATCTTTTATTACATGCTGCTGAACGGCGGCTATCAGAATACGACGAAGCTGATCGTGCTCGTTGTGCTTGTGAACTGTTTGGCGATTCCGGTATTCGGCGTTCTGACGTCGTATATTTCCGAGCGCTTCAGCACCGGCGTGCGCGCTTCGGGCTACGGGATCGGTTACAGCCTGGCGCTGGTCATACCGGCCTTGACGCCGTTCTTCATGCTCGGCCTGAAGAATTTCATGCCTTACGAATTTACACCGATTGTCATTCTGGTCATCGGCGGCTTGTTCATTACGATTGGCGCACTGCTCGGGCCTGAGACCAAGAAAGTGGATTTATAA
- a CDS encoding acetyl-CoA C-acetyltransferase produces the protein MDRNERNVVIVSAVRTPIGSFQGALKDVGAVELGALVIRESVKRAGLDAADVDEVIMGNVLQAGLGQNPARQASLAAGLPQETPALTVNMVCGSGLKAVHLAAQSILAGESEVAVAGGMENMSQAPYLVKGARGGLRMGDHPLVDSMIRDGLWCAANDYHMGVTAENLCDRYSLSREELDRFALESQRKAAAAMADKRFADETVPVEIPQRKGGTLVVDTDEYPRDTSLADLAKLRPAFKRDGHVTAGNASGINDGAAAMVLMSARKAREHGLTPLAVIRANASAGVDPAVMGIGPVPAVRQALVKTGLTIADMGLVEANEAFAAQSLAVAQELQLDQDVLNVNGGAIALGHPIGASGARILVTLLHEMNRRRTRYGLAALCIGGGQGVATIVERPNAG, from the coding sequence ATGGATAGGAACGAGCGGAATGTTGTCATAGTCAGTGCCGTACGGACGCCGATCGGCAGTTTTCAGGGAGCGTTGAAGGATGTGGGCGCCGTTGAGCTGGGCGCCCTGGTGATCCGGGAATCGGTGAAGCGGGCCGGTCTTGACGCCGCGGACGTCGATGAAGTCATCATGGGCAACGTCCTGCAGGCGGGACTTGGCCAGAATCCGGCGCGCCAGGCGTCTCTTGCGGCAGGCTTGCCGCAAGAAACGCCGGCGCTAACGGTCAATATGGTATGCGGCTCCGGCTTGAAGGCGGTGCACTTGGCGGCGCAGTCGATCCTCGCAGGGGAGAGCGAGGTCGCCGTCGCCGGCGGGATGGAGAACATGAGCCAAGCTCCGTACCTCGTGAAGGGTGCGCGGGGCGGCTTGCGAATGGGCGATCATCCGCTCGTGGACAGCATGATCCGCGACGGATTGTGGTGCGCCGCGAACGATTACCATATGGGCGTGACAGCCGAAAATTTGTGCGACCGGTACTCGCTGAGCCGCGAGGAGCTCGACCGCTTCGCGCTGGAGAGCCAGCGGAAGGCGGCGGCAGCGATGGCGGACAAGCGCTTTGCGGACGAGACGGTGCCCGTGGAGATTCCGCAGCGCAAAGGCGGCACGCTCGTCGTGGATACGGATGAGTATCCGCGCGATACATCGCTCGCGGACCTAGCCAAGCTGCGTCCGGCGTTTAAGCGTGACGGCCATGTGACGGCGGGCAACGCCTCGGGCATTAACGATGGCGCAGCCGCGATGGTGCTGATGAGTGCCCGGAAAGCGCGGGAGCATGGGCTTACCCCGCTGGCGGTCATCCGCGCCAACGCTTCTGCCGGCGTAGACCCGGCCGTCATGGGCATCGGGCCTGTCCCGGCCGTTCGTCAGGCGCTTGTCAAAACCGGCTTGACGATCGCGGATATGGGGCTTGTGGAAGCGAATGAGGCATTCGCGGCGCAATCGCTCGCGGTCGCGCAGGAATTGCAGCTCGACCAGGATGTGCTGAACGTCAATGGCGGAGCCATTGCGCTCGGCCATCCGATCGGCGCCAGCGGTGCGCGCATTCTGGTAACGCTGCTGCATGAAATGAACCGCCGCAGGACGCGTTACGGCCTGGCTGCGCTCTGCATTGGCGGCGGGCAGGGCGTCGCGACAATCGTCGAGCGGCCGAATGCCGGCTGA
- a CDS encoding CoA transferase subunit A, with translation MPAEEGEGWTVKTIAASYADAIADIQDGATLMVGGFGLVGIPENLIAALVEKGVKDLTIISNNCGVDDFGLGLLLRNKQIRTIIASYVGENKEFERQALSGEITVKLIPQGTLAEKIRAGGAGIPAFYTPAGVGTPIADKRETRVFGGKEYLLEESLTADFSLILAAKADRMGNLVYNKTAMNFNPIMAAAGNITIAEAEEIVETGTLSPGTIQTPGIYVQRLIAGRQTKRVEKRTVRA, from the coding sequence ATGCCGGCTGAAGAAGGAGAGGGATGGACAGTGAAGACGATAGCAGCTTCTTACGCGGATGCGATTGCGGATATTCAGGACGGAGCGACGTTGATGGTCGGCGGCTTCGGTCTGGTCGGCATTCCGGAGAATTTGATCGCGGCGCTTGTGGAGAAGGGCGTCAAGGATTTGACGATCATATCCAACAACTGCGGCGTGGATGACTTCGGCCTGGGGCTCCTGCTGCGAAACAAGCAGATTCGTACCATCATCGCCTCCTACGTAGGCGAGAATAAAGAGTTCGAGAGGCAGGCGCTGTCGGGTGAAATTACAGTGAAGCTCATTCCGCAAGGCACGCTGGCCGAGAAAATCCGCGCAGGCGGCGCAGGCATTCCGGCCTTCTACACGCCTGCGGGCGTCGGCACGCCGATTGCGGACAAACGCGAAACGCGCGTGTTCGGCGGCAAGGAATATTTGCTCGAGGAGTCGCTGACGGCCGACTTCAGCCTAATTCTCGCCGCGAAAGCGGACCGGATGGGAAATCTCGTATACAACAAGACGGCGATGAATTTCAATCCGATCATGGCGGCGGCGGGCAACATTACGATTGCCGAGGCGGAGGAGATCGTCGAAACCGGGACATTGAGTCCGGGAACGATCCAGACTCCCGGCATCTATGTCCAGCGGCTGATTGCCGGCCGGCAGACGAAGCGGGTCGAGAAGCGGACGGTCCGGGCGTAA